A part of Rattus norvegicus strain BN/NHsdMcwi chromosome 4, GRCr8, whole genome shotgun sequence genomic DNA contains:
- the Zfp384 gene encoding zinc finger protein 384 isoform X9 encodes MIVSALPPGSQALQVVPDLSKKVASTLTEEGGGGGGGGGTVAPPKPPRGRKKKRMLESGLPEMNDPYVLAPGDDDDHQKDGKTYRSEGNCGTGNGQSLGLMDSVPGSTTNLLCDPGCRMCSLTFYSKSEMQIHSKSHTETKPHKCPHCSKTFANSSYLAQHIRIHSGAKPYSCNFCEKSFRQLSHLQQHTRIHSKMHTETIKPHKCPHCSKTFANTSYLAQHLRIHSGAKPYNCSYCQKAFRQLSHLQQHTRIHTGDRPYKCAHPGCEKAFTQLSNLQSHRRQHNKDKPFKCHNCHRAYTDAASLEAHLSTHTVKHAKVYTCTICSRAYTSETYLMKHMRKHNPPDLQQQVQAAAAAAAVAQAQAQAQAQAQAQAQAQAQAQAQAQAQAQASQASQQQQQQQPPPPQPPHFQSPGAAPQGGGGGDSNQNPPPQCSFDLTPYKPAEHHKDICLTVTTSTIQVEHLASS; translated from the exons ATGATTGTCTCAGCTCTTCCCCCTGGCTCACAAGCCCTACAGGTGGTCCCTGACCTCTCCAAGAAGGTAGCATCAACCCTAACTGAGGAAGGAGgcggaggtggtggtggaggtggcacTGTGGCTCCTCCTAAACCTCCTCGGGGCCGCAAGAAGAAGCGGATGCTGGAATCAGGGCTTCCTGAGATGAATGACCCTTACGTCCTTGCCCCTGGGGATGACGATGACCATCAGAAAGATGGCAAGACCTACAG GAGCGAAGGGAACTGCGGCACAGGAAATGGACAGAGCCTTGGGCTCATGGATTCAGTTCCCGGCTCCACCACGAACTTGCTGTGTGACCCTGG GTGCCGGATGTGCTCACTGACCTTCTACTCAAAGTCGGAGATGCAGATCCACTCCAAGTCACACACCGAGACCAAGCCCCACAAGTGCCCACACTGCTCCAAGACCTTCGCCAACAGCTCCTACCTGGCCCAGCACATCCGTATCCATTCAGGGGCCAAGCCCTATAGTTGTAACTTTTGTGAGAAATCCTTCCGTCAGCTCTCACACCTGCAGCAGCACACCCG GATTCACTCCAAGATGCACACGGAGACCATCAAGCCCCACAAGTGCCCGCACTGCTCCAAGACCTTCGCCAACACCTCCTACCTGGCCCAGCACCTCCGTATCCACTCGGGGGCCAAGCCCTACAACTGTTCCTACTGCCAGAAGGCCTTCCGCCAGCTCTCCCACCTCCAGCAGCACACACG AATCCACACTGGCGATAGACCATACAAATGTGCACACCCGGGCTGCGAGAAGGCTTTCACACAACTCTCCAACCTGCAG TCTCACAGACGGCAGCACAACAAAGATAAACCCTTCAAGTGCCACAACTGTCACCGAGCATACACAGACGCAGCCTCACTAGAGGCTCATTTATCTACACACACAGTGAAGCACGCCAAGGTTTATACCTGCACAATCTGTAGTCGGGCATATACATCA GAAACATATCTTATGAAACATATGCGCAAACACAACCCTCCTGATCTCCAACAACAAGTGCAagcggcggcagcggcagcggcagtgGCCCAGGCTCAGGcccaggctcaggctcaggcccaggcccaggctcaggcccaggcccaggcccaggctcaggctcaggcccAGGCCCAAGCTTCACAGGcatcacagcagcagcaacagcagcagccacCACCTCCACAACCACCACACTTCCAGTCTCCTGGGGCAGCTCCCCAGGGAGGGGGTGGTGGGGACAGCAACCAGAACCCTCCACCCCAGTGTTCCTTTGACCTGACCCCCTATAAGCCGGCAGAGCATCATAAAGACATCTGCCTCACTGTCACCACCAGCACCATCCAGGTGGAACACCTGGCCAGCTCTTAG
- the Zfp384 gene encoding zinc finger protein 384 isoform X2 encodes MEESHFNSNPYFWPSIPTVSGQIENTMFINKMKDQLLPEKGCGLAPPHYPTLLTVPASVSLSSGISMDTESKSEQLTPHSQASVTQNITVVPVPSTGLMTAGPGLVITSPSGSLVTTASSAQTFPISTPMIVSALPPGSQALQVVPDLSKKVASTLTEEGGGGGGGGGTVAPPKPPRGRKKKRMLESGLPEMNDPYVLAPGDDDDHQKDGKTYRSEGNCGTGNGQSLGLMDSVPGSTTNLLCDPGCRMCSLTFYSKSEMQIHSKSHTETKPHKCPHCSKTFANSSYLAQHIRIHSGAKPYSCNFCEKSFRQLSHLQQHTRIHSKMHTETIKPHKCPHCSKTFANTSYLAQHLRIHSGAKPYNCSYCQKAFRQLSHLQQHTRIHTGDRPYKCAHPGCEKAFTQLSNLQSHRRQHNKDKPFKCHNCHRAYTDAASLEAHLSTHTVKHAKVYTCTICSRAYTSETYLMKHMRKHNPPDLQQQVQAAAAAAAVAQAQAQAQAQAQAQAQAQAQAQAQAQAQAQASQASQQQQQQQPPPPQPPHFQSPGAAPQGGGGGDSNQNPPPQCSFDLTPYKPAEHHKDICLTVTTSTIQVEHLASS; translated from the exons ATGGAAGAGTCTCACTTCAATTCTAACCCGTACTTCTGGCCTTCTATCCCCACGGTCTCAGGGCAG aTTGAAAACACTATGTTCATCAACAAGATGAAGGATCAGCTGTTGCCAGAGAAGGGCTGTGGACTGGCACCACCTCACTATCCCACTTTGCTGACAGTGcctgcctcagtgtccctgtCCTCTGGCATCAGCATGGACACAGAGTCCAAGTCAGAACAGCTGACCCCACACAGTCAGGCATCTGTTACCCAGAACATCACAGTGGTCCCTGTACCATCTACAGGACTCATGACTGCGG gtCCTGGTTTGGTAATCACATCCCCTTCAGGCTCTCTTGTGACCACAGCCTCATCAGCTCAGACTTTCCCTATCTCGACTCCCATGATTGTCTCAGCTCTTCCCCCTGGCTCACAAGCCCTACAGGTGGTCCCTGACCTCTCCAAGAAGGTAGCATCAACCCTAACTGAGGAAGGAGgcggaggtggtggtggaggtggcacTGTGGCTCCTCCTAAACCTCCTCGGGGCCGCAAGAAGAAGCGGATGCTGGAATCAGGGCTTCCTGAGATGAATGACCCTTACGTCCTTGCCCCTGGGGATGACGATGACCATCAGAAAGATGGCAAGACCTACAG GAGCGAAGGGAACTGCGGCACAGGAAATGGACAGAGCCTTGGGCTCATGGATTCAGTTCCCGGCTCCACCACGAACTTGCTGTGTGACCCTGG GTGCCGGATGTGCTCACTGACCTTCTACTCAAAGTCGGAGATGCAGATCCACTCCAAGTCACACACCGAGACCAAGCCCCACAAGTGCCCACACTGCTCCAAGACCTTCGCCAACAGCTCCTACCTGGCCCAGCACATCCGTATCCATTCAGGGGCCAAGCCCTATAGTTGTAACTTTTGTGAGAAATCCTTCCGTCAGCTCTCACACCTGCAGCAGCACACCCG GATTCACTCCAAGATGCACACGGAGACCATCAAGCCCCACAAGTGCCCGCACTGCTCCAAGACCTTCGCCAACACCTCCTACCTGGCCCAGCACCTCCGTATCCACTCGGGGGCCAAGCCCTACAACTGTTCCTACTGCCAGAAGGCCTTCCGCCAGCTCTCCCACCTCCAGCAGCACACACG AATCCACACTGGCGATAGACCATACAAATGTGCACACCCGGGCTGCGAGAAGGCTTTCACACAACTCTCCAACCTGCAG TCTCACAGACGGCAGCACAACAAAGATAAACCCTTCAAGTGCCACAACTGTCACCGAGCATACACAGACGCAGCCTCACTAGAGGCTCATTTATCTACACACACAGTGAAGCACGCCAAGGTTTATACCTGCACAATCTGTAGTCGGGCATATACATCA GAAACATATCTTATGAAACATATGCGCAAACACAACCCTCCTGATCTCCAACAACAAGTGCAagcggcggcagcggcagcggcagtgGCCCAGGCTCAGGcccaggctcaggctcaggcccaggcccaggctcaggcccaggcccaggcccaggctcaggctcaggcccAGGCCCAAGCTTCACAGGcatcacagcagcagcaacagcagcagccacCACCTCCACAACCACCACACTTCCAGTCTCCTGGGGCAGCTCCCCAGGGAGGGGGTGGTGGGGACAGCAACCAGAACCCTCCACCCCAGTGTTCCTTTGACCTGACCCCCTATAAGCCGGCAGAGCATCATAAAGACATCTGCCTCACTGTCACCACCAGCACCATCCAGGTGGAACACCTGGCCAGCTCTTAG
- the Zfp384 gene encoding zinc finger protein 384 isoform X5: MEESHFNSNPYFWPSIPTVSGQIENTMFINKMKDQLLPEKGCGLAPPHYPTLLTVPASVSLSSGISMDTESKSEQLTPHSQASVTQNITVVPVPSTGLMTAGVSCSQRWRREGSQSRGPGLVITSPSGSLVTTASSAQTFPISTPMIVSALPPGSQALQVVPDLSKKVASTLTEEGGGGGGGGGTVAPPKPPRGRKKKRMLESGLPEMNDPYVLAPGDDDDHQKDGKTYRSEGNCGTGNGQSLGLMDSVPGSTTNLLCDPGCRMCSLTFYSKSEMQIHSKSHTETKPHKCPHCSKTFANSSYLAQHIRIHSGAKPYSCNFCEKSFRQLSHLQQHTRIHTGDRPYKCAHPGCEKAFTQLSNLQSHRRQHNKDKPFKCHNCHRAYTDAASLEAHLSTHTVKHAKVYTCTICSRAYTSETYLMKHMRKHNPPDLQQQVQAAAAAAAVAQAQAQAQAQAQAQAQAQAQAQAQAQAQAQASQASQQQQQQQPPPPQPPHFQSPGAAPQGGGGGDSNQNPPPQCSFDLTPYKPAEHHKDICLTVTTSTIQVEHLASS; the protein is encoded by the exons ATGGAAGAGTCTCACTTCAATTCTAACCCGTACTTCTGGCCTTCTATCCCCACGGTCTCAGGGCAG aTTGAAAACACTATGTTCATCAACAAGATGAAGGATCAGCTGTTGCCAGAGAAGGGCTGTGGACTGGCACCACCTCACTATCCCACTTTGCTGACAGTGcctgcctcagtgtccctgtCCTCTGGCATCAGCATGGACACAGAGTCCAAGTCAGAACAGCTGACCCCACACAGTCAGGCATCTGTTACCCAGAACATCACAGTGGTCCCTGTACCATCTACAGGACTCATGACTGCGG GAGTCTCCTGTTCTCAGAggtggagaagagaagggagtcaATCAAGGG gtCCTGGTTTGGTAATCACATCCCCTTCAGGCTCTCTTGTGACCACAGCCTCATCAGCTCAGACTTTCCCTATCTCGACTCCCATGATTGTCTCAGCTCTTCCCCCTGGCTCACAAGCCCTACAGGTGGTCCCTGACCTCTCCAAGAAGGTAGCATCAACCCTAACTGAGGAAGGAGgcggaggtggtggtggaggtggcacTGTGGCTCCTCCTAAACCTCCTCGGGGCCGCAAGAAGAAGCGGATGCTGGAATCAGGGCTTCCTGAGATGAATGACCCTTACGTCCTTGCCCCTGGGGATGACGATGACCATCAGAAAGATGGCAAGACCTACAG GAGCGAAGGGAACTGCGGCACAGGAAATGGACAGAGCCTTGGGCTCATGGATTCAGTTCCCGGCTCCACCACGAACTTGCTGTGTGACCCTGG GTGCCGGATGTGCTCACTGACCTTCTACTCAAAGTCGGAGATGCAGATCCACTCCAAGTCACACACCGAGACCAAGCCCCACAAGTGCCCACACTGCTCCAAGACCTTCGCCAACAGCTCCTACCTGGCCCAGCACATCCGTATCCATTCAGGGGCCAAGCCCTATAGTTGTAACTTTTGTGAGAAATCCTTCCGTCAGCTCTCACACCTGCAGCAGCACACCCG AATCCACACTGGCGATAGACCATACAAATGTGCACACCCGGGCTGCGAGAAGGCTTTCACACAACTCTCCAACCTGCAG TCTCACAGACGGCAGCACAACAAAGATAAACCCTTCAAGTGCCACAACTGTCACCGAGCATACACAGACGCAGCCTCACTAGAGGCTCATTTATCTACACACACAGTGAAGCACGCCAAGGTTTATACCTGCACAATCTGTAGTCGGGCATATACATCA GAAACATATCTTATGAAACATATGCGCAAACACAACCCTCCTGATCTCCAACAACAAGTGCAagcggcggcagcggcagcggcagtgGCCCAGGCTCAGGcccaggctcaggctcaggcccaggcccaggctcaggcccaggcccaggcccaggctcaggctcaggcccAGGCCCAAGCTTCACAGGcatcacagcagcagcaacagcagcagccacCACCTCCACAACCACCACACTTCCAGTCTCCTGGGGCAGCTCCCCAGGGAGGGGGTGGTGGGGACAGCAACCAGAACCCTCCACCCCAGTGTTCCTTTGACCTGACCCCCTATAAGCCGGCAGAGCATCATAAAGACATCTGCCTCACTGTCACCACCAGCACCATCCAGGTGGAACACCTGGCCAGCTCTTAG
- the Zfp384 gene encoding zinc finger protein 384 isoform X6: protein MEESHFNSNPYFWPSIPTVSGQIENTMFINKMKDQLLPEKGCGLAPPHYPTLLTVPASVSLSSGISMDTESKSEQLTPHSQASVTQNITVVPVPSTGLMTAGPGLVITSPSGSLVTTASSAQTFPISTPMIVSALPPGSQALQVVPDLSKKVASTLTEEGGGGGGGGGTVAPPKPPRGRKKKRMLESGLPEMNDPYVLAPGDDDDHQKDGKTYRSEGNCGTGNGQSLGLMDSVPGSTTNLLCDPGCRMCSLTFYSKSEMQIHSKSHTETKPHKCPHCSKTFANSSYLAQHIRIHSGAKPYSCNFCEKSFRQLSHLQQHTRIHTGDRPYKCAHPGCEKAFTQLSNLQSHRRQHNKDKPFKCHNCHRAYTDAASLEAHLSTHTVKHAKVYTCTICSRAYTSETYLMKHMRKHNPPDLQQQVQAAAAAAAVAQAQAQAQAQAQAQAQAQAQAQAQAQAQAQASQASQQQQQQQPPPPQPPHFQSPGAAPQGGGGGDSNQNPPPQCSFDLTPYKPAEHHKDICLTVTTSTIQVEHLASS, encoded by the exons ATGGAAGAGTCTCACTTCAATTCTAACCCGTACTTCTGGCCTTCTATCCCCACGGTCTCAGGGCAG aTTGAAAACACTATGTTCATCAACAAGATGAAGGATCAGCTGTTGCCAGAGAAGGGCTGTGGACTGGCACCACCTCACTATCCCACTTTGCTGACAGTGcctgcctcagtgtccctgtCCTCTGGCATCAGCATGGACACAGAGTCCAAGTCAGAACAGCTGACCCCACACAGTCAGGCATCTGTTACCCAGAACATCACAGTGGTCCCTGTACCATCTACAGGACTCATGACTGCGG gtCCTGGTTTGGTAATCACATCCCCTTCAGGCTCTCTTGTGACCACAGCCTCATCAGCTCAGACTTTCCCTATCTCGACTCCCATGATTGTCTCAGCTCTTCCCCCTGGCTCACAAGCCCTACAGGTGGTCCCTGACCTCTCCAAGAAGGTAGCATCAACCCTAACTGAGGAAGGAGgcggaggtggtggtggaggtggcacTGTGGCTCCTCCTAAACCTCCTCGGGGCCGCAAGAAGAAGCGGATGCTGGAATCAGGGCTTCCTGAGATGAATGACCCTTACGTCCTTGCCCCTGGGGATGACGATGACCATCAGAAAGATGGCAAGACCTACAG GAGCGAAGGGAACTGCGGCACAGGAAATGGACAGAGCCTTGGGCTCATGGATTCAGTTCCCGGCTCCACCACGAACTTGCTGTGTGACCCTGG GTGCCGGATGTGCTCACTGACCTTCTACTCAAAGTCGGAGATGCAGATCCACTCCAAGTCACACACCGAGACCAAGCCCCACAAGTGCCCACACTGCTCCAAGACCTTCGCCAACAGCTCCTACCTGGCCCAGCACATCCGTATCCATTCAGGGGCCAAGCCCTATAGTTGTAACTTTTGTGAGAAATCCTTCCGTCAGCTCTCACACCTGCAGCAGCACACCCG AATCCACACTGGCGATAGACCATACAAATGTGCACACCCGGGCTGCGAGAAGGCTTTCACACAACTCTCCAACCTGCAG TCTCACAGACGGCAGCACAACAAAGATAAACCCTTCAAGTGCCACAACTGTCACCGAGCATACACAGACGCAGCCTCACTAGAGGCTCATTTATCTACACACACAGTGAAGCACGCCAAGGTTTATACCTGCACAATCTGTAGTCGGGCATATACATCA GAAACATATCTTATGAAACATATGCGCAAACACAACCCTCCTGATCTCCAACAACAAGTGCAagcggcggcagcggcagcggcagtgGCCCAGGCTCAGGcccaggctcaggctcaggcccaggcccaggctcaggcccaggcccaggcccaggctcaggctcaggcccAGGCCCAAGCTTCACAGGcatcacagcagcagcaacagcagcagccacCACCTCCACAACCACCACACTTCCAGTCTCCTGGGGCAGCTCCCCAGGGAGGGGGTGGTGGGGACAGCAACCAGAACCCTCCACCCCAGTGTTCCTTTGACCTGACCCCCTATAAGCCGGCAGAGCATCATAAAGACATCTGCCTCACTGTCACCACCAGCACCATCCAGGTGGAACACCTGGCCAGCTCTTAG